The Mycolicibacterium mageritense genome contains a region encoding:
- a CDS encoding ESX secretion-associated protein EspG → MSRIPMNHVGSIDVVDLTVVSRDHGRDFIPFPFMQTRASTVDPEAFEMHARKVIERFYNGDLSVLQNWAGTYVRADIRVEAHVQFIPADKTSVRVVAHRMGEKGYFARQTDADVIEIFSLSPYDLGEAVAESMGTVTPGNRPAIVVPEYQAPPSPVEESDGISVRSHRDSDEIAKIARGEISALATVQSHWRPTRRWGVDRGKNAVVWVRVQDDGDYLYAPDYTVAQPMSKPQLAARINRLIADDVAVLRRFRDGA, encoded by the coding sequence GTGAGCAGGATCCCGATGAATCACGTCGGCTCGATCGACGTGGTCGATCTCACCGTCGTGAGCCGCGATCATGGTCGGGATTTCATCCCGTTCCCATTCATGCAGACGCGTGCGTCCACAGTCGATCCCGAGGCTTTCGAGATGCACGCCCGCAAGGTGATCGAGAGGTTCTACAACGGTGACCTGAGTGTTCTCCAGAACTGGGCAGGCACCTACGTGCGGGCGGACATCCGCGTCGAAGCCCACGTCCAGTTCATCCCAGCGGACAAGACCAGCGTTCGTGTCGTCGCCCACCGAATGGGTGAGAAAGGCTACTTCGCGAGGCAGACAGACGCTGACGTGATCGAGATCTTCTCGTTGTCGCCTTACGATCTCGGTGAAGCAGTTGCGGAATCGATGGGCACGGTCACTCCCGGCAACCGCCCCGCGATCGTTGTCCCCGAGTACCAGGCACCCCCGTCGCCCGTCGAGGAAAGCGATGGGATTTCCGTCCGATCTCATCGCGACTCCGACGAGATCGCCAAGATCGCTCGTGGCGAGATCAGTGCACTGGCGACTGTGCAAAGCCATTGGCGGCCCACCCGCAGGTGGGGAGTCGACCGCGGGAAGAATGCGGTCGTGTGGGTGCGGGTACAAGATGACGGCGATTACCTGTATGCACCGGATTACACTGTGGCACAACCGATGTCAAAACCGCAGCTGGCTGCTCGGATCAACCGGCTGATTGCCGATGACGTCGCCGTGCTGCGCAGGTTCCGCGACGGCGCATAA